The Metarhizium brunneum chromosome 5, complete sequence sequence CCTGCCCCAAGGGCCTGAACCCCGGCAAGGCTATCGCCGAGATCAAGAAACAGATGGCATTCGCGTAAGCGGTGCGAAGGTTTCTTCTTGAATGGATATGAATTGGTGGAGGCTTCATTTATTTTCACTTTGTCAAGGTGTCTAGGGCTGTTCCGGCGGAATCAAAACGGTCGTAGATGTGGCGGTATAAGGAGGGGATAAACATAGCCCCTGTGTACAAGCATGAGTAGTGTACGTCTATGTCGATaggcagcagcaacttggagaattttttttttcgtgttCATATAACCAGCACGTCTTTTTTTGCCCTACGagcctcgccgtccttggtCTGCAGTCTCGGCAGACAAGCGTCCCAGATGTATCGAGTGAGCTGTTGGTAGCACATTTGATTGTTTTAAGCGACGTGTATATGTCAAGTGTTGCCGCCAATAGCCACATCCATGTTGAcagaaaaaggccaaaaataTGCCCACGCACTAGGTACTTCCTCAGAGGCACCTGAGGAGGTGACGGTGTGGCAACAGACGAGGTCGCTTCAACGCCGTATGCTCCCGATGTCGTTCTCAACTCCCGCGCAGGTGGCAATGAGTCTGACACGATATTGCAGTAAAAGACAAGATTATCTGGTGGATGTACAAAATCTGGCATCGAAACGCTTCTTGTTGCTGACGGCTTGTGCAATACAATCTAGCTGGTTCATCGAAATATCGCGCGATGAGAGAGGAAACCGTCGCCGACAAAGAAGCACGCGCGCGCAGTGGAACATGTCTACAAAGGTGCGATCATCACCGTGCAGGACGTAGGGTCGAAGAGTTGTTTCCGTCCCTATATGTATGCTTGCCGCCGCTTCGGGACCGCTTTATCGACTGGGCAACCGGCGCGTCTTGTTTGATCACCCTTTGATAAGAAATAGTCGGGACTCGGGTTGCTGGTTCACGTGCTACAACGTGGTATGTATGTCGAGATTGGAAGCTATGGATGGCATGAATATGGACATGTCATCGATTGAACCCACCCACCTTGGAAAGTGACAATTGGAAAGGACAGATTTGTTAGCTACCTTAGGTAGGTAGATAAGTTCGCTAGCCAGCTTCTACATTAAGCTTACAAGCTACTTAGTAGGTTGAGCGGCCTAGACACGAGGCCCAGATAATGAATCACTCGTTGGCATAGCACCATTTAGTTATGTGATGATTCTTAGGTTTTTGCGGCGCGTGTAGCCAGTTTGATGCTCATGTTGGTCCGGGGAGTCTGATAGTAGATTCGCCCCTGGGAGATATATAAGTCTGGTCGATCCTGCACTTTGTGCCAGGCACCCCATTTTCTGATGCATTTGTGTGCTACTACAAAATTTGATTTGACCACACAAGATGAAGTTTACATGCACTCTAGGGCTTTTGGCCCTGGGAGGCGTTGTTGCCGCGTCTCCCCATGCAGAGAGTCCTCAACGACGGTGTAACACGGTATGTATTGAAGGGGTCAACGGTTGTGGACAGATGTGGGCAAAGTAAGAATTCtccttctcttttcttcgtTTGTCCCAAATAAGAGCATTTATATGTTGTTGGGTTATCACACATTTCGTTCTTCCTGTTCCTGCTATTTACTCAACTTGGCTGACCAAATGAAGGTGTTATGACCCATGCAATCAGCAACCGCCTGTCGGTCCAAAATGCACGACAACTCGAAGAACTAGCGCGTCCACAACTCATACGTCCAAGACTCGCACGTCCAAACCTCACATGCCCAAAACTCACATGTCCATTCCTTCCGCGCAGCCTACTGCCGGGATGTAGATGACTGCAAGACTCTGACTATTTGCGCCGATGCCGAAAATAAATGTGGCGTGCGGTACGGGGGCGGGCAGATGTTATTAAGACGGTTGTTTCCCAGCTTAGCAGTCTAGGTGTGCCCCCGATTATCGGCCTCGACTATTATCAAACCTCGTCCAAGCTTGATGAGGACCTCAAGTGCGCCTGTTCGGGTGGCGGCTACAACTGATGCTTAGGATGGTGTGTGGATGACGGGTTGGTGAGAGGAGTAGTGGTGGCAACACACGAAGGGTTGAACCGTGCCAGGATAGTTAGATGATGATTAGTGAATCGAGTAAGGTGAAGTTAGCCCTGATATTATGGCTAATAGTATGCGTTCCCGCTGCCGCTGCGATTCACGCCATAATCTGCTGATGTCCCTGGGAACGCGCCAGCCGGTGCGGACGGTCCCTTGGCGTCATCATCCGAGCTCATATCACCGAGATCATCTTCTCTGTCGGGCAATGACCGCATGGCTTCCAAAACATCTCGATCCAGCGTAGGCGGTTGATATGATTTGACGGTATGGATCTCTCGGCCAGACGGCATTTTGGGCAGGAGAGTGCTGACTGGCGggatggccttggtgttCATCTAGGGAACGTGTTAGCTCGCGAATAATGATAAGATTTCTGTGGCATACTGACAGTGTCATTGATCTTGTTCCACTTTTCGTCAAGCAACTCAATGATCCTCGCCTCCTCAAGCCTACCTGCATCCGAACCCCAATCCGTCTCCCTTTCCACACGACGATCCTCCCGCTTTTCACTTATATCCTTCTTCAACCGGCTCAGACTGAAGCCCTTTTtcgcctccttggcctcgataCCTAATTCCTGCAAACCAAcccgcagccagccaatGCCTTCGGCGGTCTGCCCACCTAGGTCGGCGTCGATGCCGAAAAATCGGCAGGCCTTTGCTCTACTTGTGCGACGCAGGTCCTCCAGGTATTTCAGAAGCACTGGGTTCACCTTGCTGGAGCCAGAGCCGGCAGATTGTAGCAGTGAGGAGGCCTTGGCTGCATGGTCAGACGCGGCGAGACAAAGGCGAGCAAAAAGATGGGCTCGCACTTTGGGAATATCGGGGGCCTTGAACATCCACTCCTTATCCGTTTTGTTACGGTCCTGGGCTACCGCTGCCGGATACGGATCATCTTTGAGCACGGCTAGCAGTGTCGCTTCTGCCAGAGCTAGCGACGACAGCGCCCCCGCGGTAGTAGGCGCAACATCTGCGCATGGTGCCGTGCTGGAGATTTGCTCGCTCCGTAACGAGAGGTAGTCGTAGATTGACGCGGCGTCAAGTAGGTGCTTTGTAGCCGCAGTGATGGCAGTTGTCCTCTCTTTGGTGCCCAAGAAACTCGTCGTGGTCATGTACAACGGCTGCAACGTCGACCTGGCTGTCAAGGTATACGCATATGCCAGCgaagacaagacaaaaaatATTTCATACTCCAACGAGGTGATCTTTACACGGGGTCTTTCTCTACCGGGGACAATGTCGCCGGACAATGTTGGCCTCCAGCTGATGGatggcgccgtcttcaagaCAACGCTTATGACCTCACCACCGTCCAAGCACTGTGAGCTCACACCGGCGTCCACGGCGAGCAGATACGGCAGATAGCCGTCGATGCtggagatgacggcggcTAGACTTCGAATGCGTGTATTCGGCGGCGATCGTTTGTGCTTCTTCAGGGCATCTCTCACGACCCCTCGTTGGCCACTGGCGGTCAATGGCAGCGAGGGGTGTGAATCACAGCTGAAACATGAGGAGAAAGAGAATGAGGATGTCGTGGGGAGAACAAAGGGAAAGGGCATTTTGGGCGAGGCAGATTTATGGAGGGCGCCTCTGCCGGTGGTTAACGAGGCTCAGAAATTCGGACAACATCGAGAGCGAAGGCGAGGCAAAGGGTCTCCTATTGGCGTGGTGGGAATGCAAAGTCTTGGCCTCTCAGGATTGATGCGAGTTGCACCGTTTCTGGGGGAGCAGCTCGCACTATGCGCACTACGTCGTTCGTCGTCCGGAGCTTGAGCTGCTTCTAGAAGCACCGGACATTTTGCTGCTGTGTGCGGCGCGCATTGAACAGCTTGACCAGAGGACCGGATCCAACCAGGCATTTGAAGACCAGCAAGGCACGAGCTCCACCCACATCAATCATCCATGAAGCCACATTCATCGTGCTCCGACCACCACCCCTTCTCCAGATGAGCATCACGAGTGCCGTCCCTCATTGACCCCGtctgcgccgtcgccgtcaccatggcaGGGGCAAGTCCTTCACCTCACAAGCCCAGGCGCAAGCTCAAGCAGGGCAATGGCAGCGACAAGCCTGCCCGGGCGAGACCTGAAGCTTTGGTTCGAGCGCCGTCCTTCCCCCTGGCGGCGTTTATGTGGCCGGCCCGGACGTCGTCTACACAATGGGAGGTGTTGCCGGTGATTTTGATGGTAGTTGGCTTGTTTCGATGGGCCGCAGGACTCTGGGGGTATTCTGGTGAGCTGACGCAATGCAAACTACATGGTTGAACCCGCGTGGTGCGAGACTAACTGCGCAGGCTTCCAACGCCCTCCCATGTTCGGTGACTACGAAGCGCAACGACACTGGATGGAGGTGACGGCTCACCTTCCCATCTCACAGTGGTATTTCCACGACCTGCAATGGTGGGGGCTCGATTATCCGCCTCTTACGGCATACCACAGCTGGCTCATGGGCAAGATTGGGTGCTTGATTGAGCCTGCTTGGTTCGCACTCTTTACCTCTCGAGGCTCCGATGACCCAACCCTCAAGATTTTCATGAGGGCAACCGTCATCATCTCCGaatatcttatttatatccCCGCCGCTGTCGTCTTTGCTCGACGATACAGCAGACTGAGTGGCGTGGCTACCTGGACCAGTTCCGTCGCCCTTGTTGCTATTTTAATGCAGCCCGCCACGATCCTCGTTGACCATGTCCACTTTCAATACAATACAGTTATGCTGGGTCTTGTTCTCGCCAGCATTAACAGCATGTTGGCCGAAAGATACAAATGGGCCGCCGTCTTTTTTGTGGCCGCGCTTGGCTTCAAACAAATGGCCCTTTATTATGCCTTCTCCGTGTTTGCCTACCTCTTGGGCAAATGTGTCCAGCCAAGAATCAACATAATGCGACTCACTGGCATTGGTCTGGTTACGATTGCCTCATTTGCAGTTCTGGTCCTGCCCCTGGTTATCGGCACACTGTACGATAGGCACCGAGGAATCGACTCATGGCCTGATGTGGACGGACCGCCGCCACCGCTTCCACTGTTCCCTTTTGTTGCCCAATATCTTGATACCCGCTCTGCTCTTTATGCTATAATAGAGCAAATGATTCAGATGGTCCACCGTATCTTCCCCTTCTCCAGAGGATTGTTCGAGGACAAAGTAGCCAATTTCTGGTGCGCTATGAATGTCGTCGTTAAACTTCGCAATCTCCCCACCGACCTGTTGCAGAAGGCTGCTCTCGGTGCCACGCTCCTGTCCATTATCCCACCGAATCTGGTCCTCTTTATCCGGCCAGATaagaagctgctgccgtTGGCGTTTGCTGCCACTGCCTGGGGTTTTTTCTTGTTCAGCTACCAAGTCCATGAGAAGAGTGTCCTCCTTCCTTTGATGCCAATGACTCTGCTGCTGGCTGGAAAACAGGGACTCAACGGCGACACGCGATCATGGGTTGGGTTCGCCAACCTTCTCGGGGCTTGGACGATGTTCCCATTGCTCAGCAGGGTAGATCTAGCCGTGCCATATACTGTTTTGACGCTGTTATGGGCATACCTAGTCGGACTGCCCCCGACATGCTGGACCGCTCCGTTCATGGAGGCCGGGCCTGCGCCCAAGCAGTGGGCAGTTGCTATTATTCATTCTTGCTTCTATATATTCATGGGCGTTTGGCATGTCGTCAACGCCATTGTGCCCCCGCCCGCTGATAAACCGGATCTATGGGTGGTGGCCAATGTCGGTGTCGGTTGCGCCGGTTTTATGCTGTGTTACTTGTGGTGTTTCTGGAAGTTGCTGGTAGACAGTGGCCTTGTGGCATGGCAGTCGCCAAAGACGAAGACGCAATGAATTCGTTGTACTATGAATATCATATAGAGGATAGAGCAGGTGACATATAGACACTTGCAATAAAATTCGGTTGGTAGCCATTGCGTGGCAAATTATGCCGAAAGACTCTTGAGATGCTAATAATGTGTTGAACAGAATACTACACACTAACTTGTCTTATGGGGTACACAGCTTCGACCCTAACACTTTCGTCCCGTCAAGTGTTGGTTGCGATTCTCTTTCAAACTCCAGCGTGTACGCACAACTTGGCCTATCCGAGAACCTGCAACCAAAGGCTCCGCAAGTAACAGTGATTCACAGGATGTGATATTTTAAATCGCCTAGTTTTCCGCCGCATAAGGCAAATCCAGCCGCTACAACAGTATAGCCGAGTGTGCAAACACTCTGTCTCGTCCGCGATCCAGGCTAATCGCCCAAGTTGCTTCGCTTCGAGTCCCAGCATGTCAAACTTGATGGCGCAGGCACGAGGGCCACGCTCGGATCGAATAATCTTCTTTGTCTGCAATCCCTCAAGGGCCTCGGAAAATAATCTACACTCGCCTCGCCAAACAAAGAAGCTCGACGACCAACATGACCAcatgaagacggcggcttcACCTACAACGAGTTTCCTTCCCACGCCTAGACATGCTCCCATTTCGCACTTCCCAGACTTGTCTCGTGGGGATCCCcgcctctttctttttattgCTTCTCGTTTCGGGCAATTAATTAGTATCCCTGCAACTGCTCCCACGGGTTTCCCCCGTAACCGGGCTGTCGGCTCGGGGGCCCCTGGGTGATCTGGGCGCGGCAAGATAAAGTGCTCGCAGCTTTGGCGGCTGTCTGGACGAGGTGGGACGCGGCATTGTTTTCCCATACAGAGGCGTCGAGGGATAGAAGCCCAAATTCCTGTATTTTTAGGGACGCATGTCCACAGTGGCGGCGGATGAGGCACGTCCAACctcagccttggct is a genomic window containing:
- the PALC gene encoding pH-response regulator protein palC codes for the protein MPFPFVLPTTSSFSFSSCFSCDSHPSLPLTASGQRGVVRDALKKHKRSPPNTRIRSLAAVISSIDGYLPYLLAVDAGVSSQCLDGGEVISVVLKTAPSISWRPTLSGDIVPGRERPRVKITSLEYEIFFVLSSLAYAYTLTARSTLQPLYMTTTSFLGTKERTTAITAATKHLLDAASIYDYLSLRSEQISSTAPCADVAPTTAGALSSLALAEATLLAVLKDDPYPAAVAQDRNKTDKEWMFKAPDIPKVRAHLFARLCLAASDHAAKASSLLQSAGSGSSKVNPVLLKYLEDLRRTSRAKACRFFGIDADLGGQTAEGIGWLRVGLQELGIEAKEAKKGFSLSRLKKDISEKREDRRVERETDWGSDAGRLEEARIIELLDEKWNKINDTMNTKAIPPVSTLLPKMPSGREIHTVKSYQPPTLDRDVLEAMRSLPDREDDLGDMSSDDDAKGPSAPAGAFPGTSADYGVNRSGSGNAYY